One window of the Streptomyces asoensis genome contains the following:
- a CDS encoding ATP-binding protein, translating to MSQSWCRMFPGLAWQVAQARHFVAALLEDEASDLVDDAVLVVGELAANAVRHTRSGWYRGWFLVVVHFRDDLVRVEVVDQGGDEEPQVRSVARGVEEDGRGLMMIAACAEDWGVKDRPSGARCVWAELARNGS from the coding sequence ATGTCCCAAAGTTGGTGCCGCATGTTTCCCGGCTTGGCCTGGCAGGTGGCGCAGGCCCGTCACTTCGTCGCCGCCCTGCTCGAGGATGAGGCTTCAGACCTCGTCGATGACGCCGTCCTGGTCGTCGGGGAGCTGGCGGCCAATGCCGTCCGGCATACGCGGAGCGGCTGGTACCGCGGATGGTTCCTCGTAGTCGTCCACTTCCGCGACGACCTGGTCCGAGTCGAAGTCGTCGACCAGGGTGGCGACGAGGAACCCCAGGTTCGAAGTGTGGCCAGAGGCGTGGAAGAGGATGGCCGCGGGCTGATGATGATTGCGGCCTGCGCCGAAGACTGGGGAGTGAAGGACCGACCCTCCGGCGCGCGCTGCGTCTGGGCCGAGCTGGCGCGGAACGGCTCGTGA